The proteins below come from a single Apium graveolens cultivar Ventura unplaced genomic scaffold, ASM990537v1 ctg4982, whole genome shotgun sequence genomic window:
- the LOC141702387 gene encoding uncharacterized protein LOC141702387 produces the protein MLCLLISGPTEPGNDIDVFLQPLIEVLQELWRGKQVYDAYRQESFVLRGILLWTISDYPALGNLSGHVVKGYNACIVCVDKTEATRLVHYRKTVVMRHRRWLPRHHPYRKQKAAFDNSVETGAGPIPLTGEQVFERVQHLRDHVFGKTQRQHKRKKGDARPVWKKLSIFFQLEYWKFLPVRHVLDVMHIEKNICEALLGTLLNIPGKTKDRESVRLDMAEMGIRMELRPKTPGKKEKVPLAAWNLSNAEKKVVCSSFLQMKLPDGFCSNIKNLVNMEKLRLVGMKSHDCHTILHHLLPIAIRSVLHKKVRCTIIRFCLFFKAICSKVIDVDKLENMQSQLVETLCQLEKHFPPSFFDVMIHLSIHLVREVKLCGPIFLRWMYPFERYMKVFKVYVRNAAHPEGCIAEAYVAEEAVERLVNFEEATIGLPKNDRHEQNAISKPLSGATMIKPSKEELHLAHLCVLQNSNHMRQYFE, from the coding sequence ATGCTTTGCTTGTTAATATCAGGACCGACCGAGCCTGGAAATGATATAGATGTGTTCCTTCAACCACTTATTGAAGTTCTGCAGGAGTTGTGGCGCGGGAAACAAGTGTACGACGCATATAGACAAGAGTCTTTCGTACTTAGGGGCATATTATTATGGACAATAAGTGACTATCCGGCCTTGGGGAACTTGTCGGGACATGTAGTTAAAGGATATAATGCTTGTATTGTTTGTGTTGATAAAACAGAGGCTACTAGGCTGGTTCACTATCGGAAGACGGTAGTTATGAGGCATAGGAGGTGGTTGCCTCGTCATCATCCGTATAGAAAGCAAAAGGCAGCTTTTGATAATAGCGTTGAGACAGGTGCTGGTCCTATTCCATTAACTGGTGAGCAGGTTTTTGAAAGAGTACAACATCTAAGGGACCATGTCTTTGGTAAGACACAACGCCAACATAAACGGAAGAAAGGTGATGCTAGACCAGTTTGGAAGAAGTTATCTATCTTCTTTCAACTTGAGTATTGGAAATTTTTGCCAGTTAGGCATGTTCTCGATGTGATGCACatcgagaaaaatatatgtgaggctttacttggaACTTTGCTAAATATTCCCGGAAAGACAAAAGATAGGGAGTCAGTCCGTCTCGATATGGCAGAAATGGGAATAAGAATGGAGCTAAGGCCAAAAACTCCCGGAAAGAAAGAGAAGGTACCTTTGGCTGCATGGAACTTATCAAATGCTGAAAAGAAGGTAGTTTGCTCATCATTTCTTCAAATGAAGTTACCGGATGGATTTTGTTCAAATATCAAGAATCTTGTAAATATGGAAAAACTTCGGCTTGTTGGAATGAAATCTCATGATTGCCACacaatattgcatcatttgcttcCAATTGCGATTCGGTCGGTACTGCACAAAAAAGTCAGGTGCACAATAATAAGGTTTTGCCTTTTCTTCAAGGCAATTTGCAGCAAAGTCATCGATGTAGATAAATTGGAAAATATGCAATCTCAGTTGGTGGAAACATTATGCCAGCTGGAAAAACACTTTCCCCCTTCGTTCTTCGATGTCATGATCCATCTCTCAATTCATCTTGTGAGAGAGGTTAAGCTTTGCGGGCCAATCTTTCTACGTTGGATGTATCCTTTTGAGAGATATATGAAGGTGTTTAAAGTATATGTTCGAAATGCTGCTCATCCCGAAGGTTGTATTGCCGAGGCATATGTTGCCGAAGAGGCCGTTGAACGTTTGGTCAATTTTGAAGAAGCTACCATAGGTTTGCCAAAAAATGATAGGCATGAGCAAAATGCAATAAGCAAACCTTTATCTGGTGCGACAATGATCAAGCCAAGCAAAGAGGAATTGCATCTAGCACACTTATGTGTTCTGCAAAATAGCAATCACATGAGGCAATATTTTGAGTAA